A single genomic interval of Polaribacter vadi harbors:
- the pbpC gene encoding penicillin-binding protein 1C — MNIKNYILKHKKKTIFLVILLIFYAFCLPKELFTKPTSTVITSKNDELLGALIAKDGQWRFPHNDAVPEKFKICLIQFEDEYFYSHPGFNPISIFNALKQNLKAGSVKRGGSTITQQVIRLSRDNKSRTYFEKLKELILATRLEFRASKEKIITYWSSNAPFGGNVVGLDAASWRYFNRSSSDLSWSEAATLALLPNAPNLIYPGKNQQKLLVKRNRLLKKLLTKNVIDSLTYELSILEEIPQKAYRIPQITTHLLQKVNQQKKGQFVKTTIDKKLQTQTNTIVKNHYNQLSKNGINNIAVLVLDVKTRQVLTYVGNSPTTNKNQKYVDIITKPRSTGSILKPFLYAAMLDAGELLPNMLVPDIPTNYGSYQPENFDKKYAGAVSAKLALSKSLNVPTVRMLQGFGLEKFHHYLQKLKLKDLQKNANHYGLTLALGGAESNLWDLCKSYASMASTVNHFSENSSRYFTNEFTEPTFYDYKKVDFGKKSKEKIIFDAASIYLTFESLKDVNRPNAEENWEFFDSSKQIAWKTGTSFGFRDAWAIGTTKDYVVGVWIGNADGEGRPGLVGVQTAAPILFDIFDKLPKSDWFENPFDEMSEIEICTKSGFRATQICEEKKLEYVQNSGLKTAPCPFHMLVNVDKSENYQVNTSCENLENIKQKSWFVLPPLLEYYYKDKNPFYKSLPKFREDCLGENKNVMKFLYPTEKSTIFLPKNFDGKQNELILKVAHSNKDAILYWYSNTTFLGTTKEMHQFAVKPTVGEYQFTVMDHLGNEIQQIVIIKE; from the coding sequence GTGAACATCAAAAACTACATATTAAAACATAAAAAGAAAACAATATTCCTTGTTATTCTGTTGATTTTCTATGCGTTTTGTTTGCCAAAAGAATTATTTACAAAACCAACATCTACAGTAATTACGAGTAAAAATGATGAACTTTTAGGTGCTTTAATTGCAAAAGATGGTCAATGGCGATTTCCTCATAATGATGCTGTTCCAGAGAAATTTAAAATCTGTTTAATTCAGTTTGAAGATGAGTATTTTTATAGTCATCCAGGATTTAATCCGATTTCAATTTTTAATGCTTTAAAGCAAAATTTAAAAGCAGGAAGTGTAAAAAGAGGAGGAAGTACAATTACGCAACAAGTAATTCGATTGAGCAGAGATAATAAATCTAGAACGTATTTTGAAAAACTCAAAGAACTTATTTTAGCAACACGTTTGGAGTTTAGGGCATCCAAAGAAAAAATAATTACGTATTGGAGTTCAAATGCGCCTTTTGGTGGAAATGTGGTTGGTTTAGATGCTGCTTCTTGGCGTTATTTTAATCGAAGTTCATCAGATTTATCTTGGTCTGAAGCTGCAACTTTAGCATTGTTACCAAATGCACCAAATTTAATTTATCCAGGGAAAAATCAACAGAAATTATTGGTGAAAAGAAACCGATTATTAAAAAAATTATTAACTAAAAATGTTATTGATTCGTTGACGTATGAATTATCAATATTAGAAGAAATCCCACAAAAAGCATATCGAATTCCGCAAATAACAACGCATTTATTACAGAAAGTAAATCAACAGAAAAAAGGACAATTTGTAAAAACTACGATTGATAAAAAACTACAAACTCAAACAAATACAATAGTAAAAAACCACTATAATCAGCTATCAAAAAACGGAATTAATAATATTGCTGTATTGGTTTTAGATGTAAAAACAAGGCAAGTTTTAACGTATGTTGGGAATTCGCCAACCACAAATAAAAATCAGAAATATGTGGATATTATTACAAAACCAAGAAGTACAGGAAGCATTTTAAAACCGTTTTTATATGCAGCAATGTTAGATGCTGGAGAGTTGTTACCAAATATGTTGGTTCCAGATATTCCAACAAATTATGGAAGTTATCAACCAGAAAATTTTGATAAAAAATATGCTGGAGCAGTTTCTGCAAAATTAGCGTTGTCAAAATCTTTAAACGTGCCAACTGTTAGAATGTTGCAGGGTTTTGGTTTGGAGAAATTTCATCATTATTTGCAAAAATTGAAGCTAAAGGATTTACAAAAAAATGCAAATCATTATGGATTGACTTTGGCTTTAGGAGGTGCAGAAAGTAACTTGTGGGATTTATGCAAAAGTTACGCATCAATGGCATCCACAGTAAATCATTTTTCAGAAAATTCGAGTAGATATTTTACCAATGAGTTTACAGAGCCAACGTTTTATGATTACAAAAAAGTTGATTTCGGAAAAAAATCAAAAGAAAAAATAATTTTTGATGCAGCTTCCATTTACTTAACTTTTGAAAGTTTAAAAGACGTAAACAGACCCAATGCAGAAGAAAACTGGGAGTTTTTTGATTCCTCCAAACAAATTGCTTGGAAAACAGGTACAAGTTTTGGGTTTAGAGATGCTTGGGCAATTGGTACTACCAAAGATTATGTAGTTGGGGTTTGGATTGGCAATGCAGATGGAGAAGGAAGACCTGGTTTGGTGGGTGTGCAAACTGCTGCTCCAATTTTGTTTGATATTTTTGATAAATTGCCAAAATCAGATTGGTTTGAGAATCCTTTTGATGAAATGTCAGAAATTGAAATTTGTACAAAAAGTGGTTTTAGAGCTACACAAATTTGCGAAGAAAAAAAGCTGGAATATGTCCAGAATTCAGGTTTAAAAACAGCACCTTGTCCTTTTCATATGTTGGTAAATGTTGATAAATCAGAAAATTACCAAGTAAATACATCTTGCGAAAATTTGGAGAACATTAAACAGAAATCTTGGTTTGTTTTGCCACCATTATTAGAGTATTATTATAAAGATAAAAATCCGTTTTATAAATCGTTACCAAAGTTTAGAGAAGATTGTTTGGGGGAAAATAAAAACGTCATGAAATTTTTATATCCCACAGAAAAAAGCACCATTTTTTTACCCAAAAATTTTGATGGGAAACAGAATGAATTGATTCTAAAAGTAGCACATTCTAACAAAGATGCTATTTTGTATTGGTATTCAAATACTACTTTTTTAGGCACTACAAAAGAAATGCATCAATTTGCTGTGAAACCAACAGTTGGCGAATATCAATTTACAGTAATGGATCATTTAGGAAATGAGATTCAGCAAATAGTAATTATTAAAGAGTAA